In one window of Chanodichthys erythropterus isolate Z2021 chromosome 23, ASM2448905v1, whole genome shotgun sequence DNA:
- the LOC137013922 gene encoding uncharacterized protein, translating to MFTGVQEAAIVNLVLENNEIRLREIQSHIIQDNTLFNNIQRVSLSTLARILKRNQIRMKQLYKVPFERNSQRNKEFRRAYVDGVLEMDAHAIPHEFIFIDEAGFNLAKTRRRGRNLIGHRTIIDVPGQRGGNITMCAAISNMHGVLHRHAKLGPYNTAHILTFLDRLHNILIPPERMNDADHQRNRYVVVWDNVSFHRAAPVQNWFADHPTFLVQYLPPYSPFLNPIEEFFSAWRWKVYDRQPFVRMPLVQAMEEACDEIDVGAIQGWIRHSRRFFPRCLAREDIACDVDEALWPDPAVRQDAA from the exons atgttcaccggggtacaggaagctgccattgtaaacttggttttggaaaataatgaaatcagattacgagaaattcaaagccacatcatccaagacaacaccttattcaacaacattcaacgagttagtctgtccacattggctcgcattctcaagcgaaaccaaatcagaatgaaacaactttataaggtgccgtttgagagaaactctcaaagaaacaaagagttcagacgagcatatgtggat ggagtactggaaatggatgctcatgcaatcccacatgagttcatctttatagatgaggctgggttcaacctagcaaagaccagaagaagagggagaaacctcattggccacagaaccattatagatgttcctggccaacgtggtgggaacatcacaatgtgcgctgccatctccaatatgcatggtgtcctccaccgtcatgccaaacttggaccatacaacacagcccatattctcacatttctggacagacttcacaacattctcataccaccagagcgtatgaatgatgcagaccatcaaagaaaccggtacgttgtagtatgggacaacgtgagctttcatcgtgcagccccagtccaaaactggtttgctgaccacccaacatttctcgtgcaatacctcccaccatactcaccatttctgaaccccatagaagaattcttttcggcatggcggtggaaggtatacgaccggcagccctttgtgcgcatgcctcttgtgcaggccatggaagaggcatgtgatgagattgatgtgggtgcaattcagggatggataaggcactcaaggcgcttcttccctcgatgtctggcaagggaagatattgcctgtgatgttgacgaggcgttgtggccagacccggctgtgcggcaagatgctgcctaa